TACATATAAGTGGTTAACTTTGCCTTATTAtctttttactttgaaatatttggaaCAATTCTGTATACCGaagcgtttttgttcaaatctaatagcataccatatcattaagctttttatttcaatttctcatagcatacaaatatcatatcattgcattaaaatctcatagcatatcttGGAATCGCGTACCATAGcatatcataaaattaaaaaagaaatgcataAAATGACCGTACGTAAAAGCTAATATTGGTCTCTATTGGTGAAATCATTTTCTAAGAAAGATTCTTTGTCTatccatcaaataaaatatttgtcgACGAGAGAAGAGATAGATCTAACAATCATGTGTGTCAATATGTAAGCTAGTATGCTTGCTAtggataagaaaaactatacaCAGCGATTTCTTAACAAGTTGGGTGTTTTTAACTTCAAATTCAGCTGAGCAGagtgaaaattcaagtaatTTTAAAGTCAGATTTCTTGGATATGGGGTAACACATATAATtgattgcgcccatgagaaaGGGGTATTATGACCTTTTTTTAAACAGAGAGAAACAACATCACAAACATTGACTTAATTTCATGACGTCATCCGAAATGTAGAAAtcataaagatttttattttaacaacgAGTAGCATTCTTTAGCAGGTTTTATTAATTCAACACGTTATTCTGGCTTAActctttattttggttaaactctttaagatatattgacaaaatcaatttgtttttaaattttccctCATTTTGTGCtagatttatcaaaatatgctaGTTCAAATATTAGCTATATTTGTCCGAATACAAGCACCTTTTGAAGATGAGGCCGTGTATGTGAAGAGGAAGGGGTTTCATTCCATCAATGTACAGGCCATTTGTGACCATGGAGGTACTTACTATAATATAGTCTACATATATTATCTCATTACAAATTGGTTAAATAGAGAGTATATTAAACCCAGATAGAAAACCtatcataatttttcataacacCTTCAACAGGGAAATTCATTAACATTGATGCTCAGTGGCCTGGCAGTACCCACGATAGTCACGTATTTCGGACATCTGAGGTGTGTACCTTCTTGGAAGAAAACCACCGTGGTGTCGAACATGGCTACCCTATTGGTGATAGTGGCTATGCTTGTTCTAGGTTTTCAATTACACCCTATCTACATCCTGCAAACCTGTCAGAGGAAGCATTTAATACGGCTCATTGCCGTACACGCAACGCTGTAGAGAGAGTCTTTGGTTGGTGGAAAAGAAGGTTCCACGTCTTGCATAGCGAAATCAAGATGAAGCCTGCAAAAGTCTGTAAAATAATTGGTGCCTGTGCCATTCTGCACAACATCGCCATATCTCTTAAGGAAGAGATGGATGATGAGGACGAAGAAGACGTCAACGCCGCTGTTCATTTGGCTTATCGGGGACCTGAGGACGGAAGAGCAATCAGGAACTTTATAACCAGGACCAACTTCTAAAAtgaatgcataacaaaaaaaaattttgagaacCCTTCATATTATTTATGTAATGATTTAAAACTGCAACTGTTTTATAAGTAGTACATGCATGCTTTTTTTTATTCGTCCGTTATGGCTTGTAGTGCTAGCAAAGCATTTTCATTCTGAGTTACAGTCTGCTTCAGGCATTCAAGGGTCCTTCTGTAGCTTCATGTTCTGCATTTCGATGTCTTTTTTTCTGACAGCATAGAACCTTGAGAATGAtcattttctatataaaatacgACATTGTAGTATGTGTCGTTTACTGCTGATCTCTTTTAAGtgttaataaatatatcatttcttatCCAGCAAAttaaaactagatgctgtcattagacagtaatacccgcaccatctgtttgcccctaaataacactgttttgtaccagtttaattaaaaatgaaggctacatgcaagctccggtaatacaattaaagaagataggggaataagatggcgcaaatgccctttcggtttagtagtgaaatacaattttgaagttatgtttccccaattaaatctattcaaatatattataataaaactttgcaaaagcaaaatttctaactatagtcagtttttaatatatttaacaaaaaataagaaaaaaaatattgtcggaaattatggtggtatcgaacccgtaacataaaaaccttagatatataaggttagcttatgccgggtgctctttttttttttttttttttttatcttttattgataTTCAACATAATACACACTGTACATATCAATCCTTAAAAACAGCAATGTCtaataaacaaatgaatttatacaaaaggacaagtattaaaaaataaatatcaacacACCCTCCGTTTCTTTAACTAGAGGATTTCtgttcaaaaataatttggagAAAATATTTCTACTGTTTTCCTTGATACACAATTGGTAAtgattatatgaaataaattgtcttaacatgtatttacaaaatttagtaaCATCCATCTTCTGTtgacttttgataaacagttgTCGTCGTTTGTATATACTTAATCTAcataatgataaaaagaaattaacaaaaaatgtatttacattttttatacccGTTGACAATGATGAGAAAAACATCTCATCAAATCTTaaagtattgaaaatatttacatctacatctTTGAATAATGTTTCTAAATGATACACaacaaatttgtttataaattcatgtagTTCATTACAgccaataaataaatgtataatatcttCTTTTTGTTATGAGCAAATTGGACAACAATTTGATTCTGTTTTGccgattttaaataatttttcatatgtaaataTTGCATTGTGATACATCTTAAAATCTAATTCAATAATTTCAGGTGGTTTATAAGACTCCAATAATGTACCCcatcttttgaaaaatacatcagaatcatcaatattaaatttttctttccaaaaactATTTGATACAGGATGTTGAAACAATTTGTGTAGcagtaatttgtaaaatattttaacagtacatgtactaaaaactATAGattgattttcatattttacacaAAAGTGTGCAAGAAAAGCCATGTTGTGAAACTccttttcttttacatattCTGTCCATTCCCTCGGAATGCTTTCTAAAAGAGTTCTGTAATTTTCCTTGATAGCCAATACATTTACATCAGGGTCATACTCTTGAATAATATCAACAATATAAGAACTTGGTAAAAAACCTGGTATAACTTCATATGctatatgttttacatgtgtAACGCCTGCCTTAATAAAAACATTCCACTTTAACATTTTACCTTTGTTTGTTACTTTTGGATtacaaaaaagacaaaaattatACACGTCACTttctttttggttaaatatcaCATAATCTTCTATTGCATACCATGCGCTaaacatttctttgtaaaactgagGTAATGTAGGTAAGTCTTGACTAAACAATCTtagtaaaaatatttctgaatttgCGCCTAAAGAACATATCTTTGACAggtgatattttaaaatgtgtttccACAAAAAATCTTTCgatg
The nucleotide sequence above comes from Magallana gigas chromosome 2, xbMagGiga1.1, whole genome shotgun sequence. Encoded proteins:
- the LOC136272638 gene encoding putative nuclease HARBI1, whose protein sequence is MLVQILAIFVRIQAPFEDEAVYVKRKGFHSINVQAICDHGGKFINIDAQWPGSTHDSHVFRTSEVCTFLEENHRGVEHGYPIGDSGYACSRFSITPYLHPANLSEEAFNTAHCRTRNAVERVFGWWKRRFHVLHSEIKMKPAKVCKIIGACAILHNIAISLKEEMDDEDEEDVNAAVHLAYRGPEDGRAIRNFITRTNF